A stretch of Acidimicrobiales bacterium DNA encodes these proteins:
- a CDS encoding VOC family protein, whose translation MELRWITAFVDLAADRFDAASRFWMDATGTTMSARRGPDGEFATLVPDTGDPVVRVQRTGDDTSGIHLDLHVDDVRAAADEATALGAVVVADPGHVVLRSPAGLGFCVVADGGERRVPAPVGSPPSRLDQIAIDVPAASFAAEVGFWSALLGWTLRPSSTEFRRLEQPDGLPYRLLFQRLADDAPETTARAHLDVSAGDGREDVAALHVELGSTRLATFEHWIVLEDPAGLPYCVTRQPVGP comes from the coding sequence GTGGAGCTTCGCTGGATCACCGCCTTCGTCGACCTGGCCGCCGACCGGTTCGATGCCGCAAGCCGGTTCTGGATGGACGCCACCGGGACCACGATGTCGGCCCGGCGAGGACCCGACGGCGAGTTCGCGACGCTCGTCCCCGACACCGGCGATCCGGTGGTGCGGGTGCAGCGGACCGGGGACGACACGTCGGGCATCCACCTCGACCTCCACGTCGACGACGTGCGGGCGGCGGCCGACGAGGCGACGGCGCTCGGCGCGGTCGTCGTCGCCGACCCGGGCCATGTCGTCCTCCGTTCGCCGGCCGGTCTCGGGTTCTGTGTCGTCGCCGACGGAGGCGAACGCCGCGTCCCCGCGCCGGTCGGTTCGCCGCCGAGCCGGCTCGACCAGATCGCGATCGACGTGCCCGCCGCCTCGTTCGCGGCCGAGGTCGGGTTCTGGTCGGCGCTGCTCGGATGGACGCTGCGGCCGTCATCGACGGAGTTCCGGCGCCTCGAGCAACCCGACGGTCTGCCCTACCGGCTCCTGTTCCAGCGGTTGGCCGACGACGCGCCCGAGACCACCGCCCGCGCCCACCTCGACGTGTCGGCCGGTGACGGTCGCGAGGACGTCGCGGCGCTGCACGTCGAGCTCGGGTCGACGCGACTCGCCACGTTCGAACACTGGATCGTGTTGGAGGACCCGGCCGGGCTCCCGTATTGCGTCACGCGTCAGCCGGTGGGGCCTTGA
- a CDS encoding Bax inhibitor-1 family protein: MSYPELDLRPVAELDDTTRGDFVVRVYQHLVAAIVVFAGIEALFLNTPIAEGIFDFATSGGMSWLLILGLFMVGQWIVANSAADLLNPQKQYAALFGSAALYAVLFAPMLHYIFRYRSDGGTTVAAAGLITAIAFAGLTVVGFVTRKDLSFLRPITMYGFVCAGVLIVGAILFGFNLGVWFSVAMIALSGVAILWQTQTIIRKFPSQAHVAAALGLFSSVMTMFWYVLRLFVGRD, encoded by the coding sequence ATGTCCTACCCCGAACTCGACCTCCGACCCGTTGCCGAACTGGACGACACGACCCGCGGCGACTTCGTCGTGCGTGTCTACCAGCACCTCGTGGCCGCGATCGTCGTGTTCGCCGGCATCGAGGCGCTGTTCCTGAACACCCCCATCGCCGAAGGCATCTTCGACTTCGCCACGAGCGGCGGGATGAGCTGGTTGCTCATCCTCGGTCTGTTCATGGTCGGCCAGTGGATCGTCGCCAACTCCGCGGCGGACCTGCTCAACCCGCAGAAGCAGTACGCCGCGCTCTTCGGCAGCGCTGCCCTCTATGCCGTCCTGTTCGCGCCGATGCTGCACTACATCTTCCGCTACCGCAGCGACGGCGGCACCACGGTTGCGGCCGCGGGCCTGATCACCGCCATCGCGTTCGCCGGTCTCACCGTGGTCGGCTTCGTCACCCGCAAGGATCTCTCGTTCCTGCGGCCGATCACGATGTACGGCTTCGTGTGCGCGGGCGTGCTGATCGTCGGGGCGATCCTGTTCGGCTTCAACCTCGGCGTGTGGTTCTCCGTCGCGATGATCGCCCTGTCGGGCGTCGCGATCCTGTGGCAGACCCAGACCATCATCCGGAAGTTCCCGAGCCAGGCCCATGTGGCCGCCGCGCTCGGGCTCTTCTCGTCCGTGATGACGATGTTCTGGTACGTGCTGCGCCTGTTCGTCGGCCGCGACTGA
- the lon gene encoding endopeptidase La, with product MSTDASTTAPGPGAIRTVPVVPTSGVVLPEMVVTIKVESPEAVAAVAAAPGHDDHVVLVPRDAEASQAIGTLAHIEQRGQLPGGGDGLVIRGVARVRVGRGSLDDGGSLVVETTVVDPGPATADTVALADRYRAAATRLLRAIGGAPMARLLHDVEDPGALADTIAWWPELSTEQRIELLEATNTDARLRLAIDWAEAAAVEAEVNGDINRSVSDEIDSSQREAVLRRQLAAIQNELGEGDGDAVGAYREQLVALIDGGVAEAVTDAIGKEIERLEQQGPQSQESSWIRTWLDTMFEIPWTNRSEDDLDLARARGVLDDDHTGLDDVKERIVEFLAVRRLREEREVDGTPARGGTILALAGPPGVGKTSLGRSVARTLGREFVRMSLGGIHDEAEIRGHRRTYVGARPGRIVRALTEAGAMNPVVLLDEIDKVGQDYRGDPSAALLEVLDPEQNDTFRDHYLEVDLDLSDVVFIATANEIERLPAPLLDRMEVIPLRGYSEDEKIEIARDHLLPRVFEQNAVRPEEVVVDDDLVRTIVGDYTREAGVRSLERRLDRLVRRAATRVATGEATPIVIDEAELEDALGRPALREDPAERTADPGVATGLAVTGAGGDVLFVETAVLPGEGLTLTGQLGDVMQESGQIALSYLRANAERIGIDLPEDRRIHVHFPAGATPKDGPSAGVTMTVALVSLLTGRRVRGDVAMTGEVTLQGRVLPIGGVKEKVLAAHRAGVTDVILPIANGRDVDDIPETVRDEVTIHLVSTVSEALAVALAA from the coding sequence ATGTCCACTGATGCCTCCACCACCGCCCCGGGACCGGGTGCGATCCGCACCGTCCCCGTCGTTCCCACGTCCGGCGTGGTGCTGCCGGAGATGGTCGTGACCATCAAGGTCGAGTCGCCCGAGGCGGTGGCCGCGGTGGCGGCTGCGCCCGGACACGACGACCACGTCGTGCTGGTTCCCCGTGACGCCGAGGCCTCCCAGGCGATCGGCACGCTGGCCCACATCGAGCAGCGGGGACAGCTTCCCGGCGGCGGCGACGGCCTCGTGATCCGGGGCGTCGCCCGCGTGCGCGTCGGTCGCGGTTCGCTGGACGACGGCGGCTCCCTCGTCGTCGAGACCACCGTCGTCGACCCCGGGCCGGCGACGGCCGACACGGTCGCGCTCGCCGACCGCTATCGCGCCGCAGCGACCCGACTGCTCCGGGCCATCGGCGGCGCGCCCATGGCGCGCCTGCTCCACGATGTCGAGGACCCGGGCGCGCTCGCCGACACGATCGCCTGGTGGCCGGAGCTGTCCACCGAGCAGCGCATCGAGCTGCTCGAGGCCACCAACACCGATGCCCGACTCCGCCTGGCGATCGACTGGGCGGAGGCCGCTGCGGTCGAGGCCGAGGTGAACGGCGACATCAATCGCTCGGTGAGCGACGAGATCGACTCGTCGCAGCGCGAGGCCGTCCTCCGCCGCCAGCTCGCGGCGATCCAGAACGAGCTGGGCGAGGGCGACGGCGATGCCGTGGGTGCGTACCGCGAACAGCTCGTTGCCCTCATCGACGGGGGTGTGGCCGAGGCGGTCACCGACGCCATCGGCAAGGAGATCGAACGGCTGGAACAGCAGGGTCCGCAGAGCCAGGAGTCGTCCTGGATCCGCACCTGGCTCGACACCATGTTCGAGATCCCGTGGACGAACCGCTCCGAGGACGATCTCGATCTCGCTCGGGCCCGCGGCGTGCTCGACGACGACCACACCGGGCTCGACGACGTCAAGGAACGCATTGTCGAGTTCCTCGCCGTGCGCCGCCTCCGCGAGGAGCGCGAGGTCGACGGCACCCCGGCCCGGGGCGGCACCATCCTCGCCCTCGCCGGACCACCCGGCGTCGGCAAGACGTCACTCGGTCGTTCGGTCGCCCGCACCCTCGGGCGGGAGTTCGTCCGCATGTCGCTCGGCGGAATCCACGACGAGGCCGAGATCCGGGGCCACCGCCGCACCTATGTCGGCGCCCGGCCCGGCCGTATCGTGCGGGCCCTCACCGAGGCCGGGGCGATGAACCCGGTCGTGCTACTCGACGAGATCGACAAGGTCGGCCAGGACTATCGCGGGGACCCGTCGGCTGCGCTGCTCGAGGTGCTCGACCCGGAGCAGAACGACACGTTCCGCGATCACTATCTGGAGGTCGACCTCGACCTGAGCGACGTGGTGTTCATCGCCACGGCCAACGAGATCGAGCGGCTGCCGGCCCCGTTGCTCGACCGCATGGAGGTGATCCCCCTCCGTGGTTACAGCGAGGACGAGAAGATCGAGATCGCCCGCGACCACCTGCTTCCCCGGGTGTTCGAACAGAACGCGGTGCGGCCCGAGGAGGTTGTCGTGGACGACGATCTCGTCCGCACCATCGTGGGCGACTACACCCGTGAGGCCGGCGTGCGCTCGCTCGAGCGCCGGCTCGACCGTCTCGTGCGCCGCGCCGCGACCCGCGTCGCCACCGGCGAGGCCACACCGATCGTGATCGACGAGGCCGAGCTCGAGGACGCGCTCGGACGCCCGGCGTTGCGCGAAGACCCGGCCGAGCGCACGGCTGATCCCGGCGTGGCCACAGGCCTCGCGGTCACCGGCGCCGGGGGCGACGTGTTGTTCGTCGAGACCGCGGTCCTGCCGGGGGAGGGGTTGACCCTCACCGGCCAGCTGGGCGACGTGATGCAGGAGTCGGGTCAGATCGCCCTGAGCTACCTCCGGGCCAACGCCGAGCGGATCGGCATCGACCTTCCCGAGGATCGACGGATCCATGTGCACTTCCCGGCCGGCGCCACGCCGAAGGACGGCCCGTCCGCCGGTGTCACGATGACGGTTGCCCTCGTCAGCCTGCTGACCGGGCGGCGGGTGCGGGGCGACGTGGCGATGACCGGCGAGGTCACGCTGCAGGGCCGCGTCCTGCCGATCGGCGGCGTGAAGGAGAAGGTGCTCGCCGCCCACCGGGCCGGTGTCACCGACGTGATCCTGCCGATCGCCAACGGCCGCGATGTCGACGACATCCCCGAGACCGTGCGCGACGAGGTGACGATCCATCTCGTTTCGACCGTCAGCGAAGCGCTGGCGGTCGCGCTCGCGGCCTGA